From a region of the Sporosarcina ureilytica genome:
- a CDS encoding heme ABC transporter ATP-binding protein: MLQVNQLSGGYDDKQVVKSVSFHVHKGEIIGILGPNGSGKSTLLKLISGILPATNGTVAVDGKLTSHYSQKEFARKVAVLPQLHAHAFSHTVRETVELGRYPHQSGFFSAWSEEDERAVQEAMKSTTITRYEHQSIELLSGGEQQRVFVAQALAQEAPILLLDEPTNHLDIAHQQQLLDTIRSQAVEKGLTVISVFHDINLAALYCDRLLLMDDGEIARIGLPQDVVKEEAIDTVYQARVTTQPHPERPKPQITLLPTLTGELPIPKITKDSFIVSSEQVVLQSTTALKTLSSAVHNAGMGWYRTFVNRHVDKNYNVDNVQNEMEMYLESQHFSLTETVGMMTAAKTEFVEIESYEGDFGTVLVAVTAGLGNAVDVSEVYRRDEHKVVGTINTWVIVNGCLSDEAFIQALMTATEAKAKALQIEKVQDPVSKTIATGTSTDSLLIAATQEGEALPYAGPITPLGKLIAKGVFECTVRAIQAYKKEKGVSM; the protein is encoded by the coding sequence ATGTTGCAGGTGAATCAACTGTCAGGCGGCTATGATGATAAACAAGTCGTTAAGTCTGTTTCGTTTCATGTCCATAAAGGAGAAATCATCGGCATCCTAGGTCCGAATGGAAGTGGGAAATCGACGCTTTTAAAATTAATTTCCGGTATTTTACCAGCCACGAATGGAACCGTTGCAGTTGACGGGAAATTAACTTCACATTATTCCCAAAAAGAATTTGCACGGAAAGTCGCTGTTTTACCACAACTTCACGCACATGCTTTTTCACATACGGTGCGAGAAACGGTAGAACTCGGAAGATATCCACATCAGTCCGGATTTTTCTCGGCTTGGTCAGAAGAGGATGAACGAGCTGTTCAAGAAGCAATGAAAAGTACAACGATTACGCGTTATGAACATCAATCGATTGAACTGCTTTCTGGCGGAGAACAACAGCGCGTTTTCGTTGCACAAGCATTGGCACAAGAGGCACCAATTTTATTATTAGATGAACCGACAAACCATTTAGATATCGCACATCAGCAACAATTGCTCGATACGATTCGCTCCCAAGCAGTTGAAAAAGGATTAACGGTTATATCCGTTTTCCATGATATTAATTTAGCGGCCTTATATTGCGATCGATTGTTATTAATGGATGATGGTGAAATTGCGCGTATCGGTTTACCGCAAGATGTTGTGAAGGAAGAAGCAATCGACACGGTTTATCAGGCACGAGTGACAACACAACCACATCCTGAACGCCCGAAACCACAAATTACTTTGCTTCCTACATTAACCGGGGAGTTGCCTATCCCTAAAATAACGAAAGACAGTTTTATTGTCTCTTCTGAACAAGTCGTGCTGCAATCGACAACAGCGTTAAAAACATTATCCTCTGCAGTCCACAATGCAGGTATGGGTTGGTATCGAACATTTGTCAATCGACATGTTGATAAAAATTACAATGTCGATAATGTGCAAAATGAAATGGAAATGTATCTCGAATCACAACATTTTTCATTAACCGAAACGGTCGGTATGATGACAGCAGCGAAGACGGAATTCGTGGAAATTGAATCGTATGAAGGGGATTTTGGTACAGTGCTCGTTGCAGTAACAGCGGGACTTGGGAACGCGGTTGACGTGTCAGAAGTCTATCGCCGCGATGAACATAAAGTGGTTGGCACGATAAATACATGGGTCATTGTGAATGGCTGTTTATCAGATGAGGCATTTATTCAAGCGTTAATGACGGCAACTGAAGCAAAAGCGAAAGCCCTCCAAATTGAAAAAGTTCAAGATCCTGTATCCAAAACCATTGCGACAGGCACTTCGACGGATAGCTTGCTCATTGCGGCTACCCAAGAAGGAGAAGCACTCCCGTATGCGGGGCCAATTACGCCGCTTGGGAAATTAATTGCAAAAGGCGTGTTTGAATGTACGGTCCGCGCCATTCAAGCTTATAAAAAAGAAAAAGGTGTTTCAATGTGA
- a CDS encoding FecCD family ABC transporter permease, with protein sequence MSKSSVAYIVSAATLLVAVWLGVSIGTVKIPIQTFWDGTDTKASNILWKIRMPRVVLAGLVGASLAISGAAFQGLLKNPLADPYTLGVSSGASVGAVMTLFFGLSLPILGTYTLPTFSMIGAALTMFLVLGFARLVDRAMKMETIILTGIIFGSFLGSVLSLMIALTGEELRQIISWLLGSVSMRGWQYTMMILPFVFVGSLLLWLNRRELNAMLFGEERAHHLGVNVKRRKFMILIGGSILTGSAVAVSGTIGFVGLVVPHMTRLMWGADHRHLLTLSFMNGASLLIICDLVARTIISPSELPVGVITAFIGAPVFAYIFYRQRRKGAM encoded by the coding sequence GTGAGTAAGTCAAGCGTCGCCTACATTGTGTCTGCCGCTACATTACTAGTAGCGGTATGGCTCGGTGTATCTATCGGAACGGTGAAAATACCGATTCAAACATTTTGGGATGGGACAGATACAAAAGCTTCAAATATTTTGTGGAAAATTAGAATGCCGCGTGTCGTACTAGCAGGGCTTGTTGGTGCTTCGTTAGCCATTTCGGGAGCAGCTTTTCAAGGCTTACTAAAAAATCCACTAGCCGATCCATATACCCTCGGAGTGTCATCCGGCGCCTCCGTAGGTGCGGTTATGACACTTTTTTTTGGTTTGTCCTTACCAATTCTCGGTACGTATACATTACCAACATTTAGTATGATAGGCGCGGCGCTCACGATGTTTTTAGTACTTGGCTTTGCCCGTCTTGTAGACCGCGCGATGAAAATGGAGACGATTATACTAACAGGTATTATTTTCGGTTCATTTCTCGGATCAGTTTTATCCCTAATGATTGCACTAACAGGTGAAGAGCTAAGGCAAATTATCAGTTGGCTCCTTGGAAGCGTGTCAATGAGGGGATGGCAATATACGATGATGATTTTGCCATTTGTCTTTGTCGGTTCCTTATTGCTGTGGCTCAATCGCCGTGAATTAAATGCGATGTTATTCGGAGAGGAGCGCGCCCACCATTTAGGCGTGAACGTGAAACGCCGTAAATTTATGATTCTAATTGGCGGATCTATATTAACGGGCTCCGCAGTAGCGGTTTCAGGCACGATAGGATTTGTCGGTTTAGTCGTGCCGCATATGACGAGACTCATGTGGGGAGCAGACCATCGCCATTTATTAACATTATCATTCATGAATGGCGCCTCTTTACTAATCATTTGTGACCTCGTTGCACGGACAATTATTTCGCCGTCAGAGTTACCGGTTGGCGTCATTACTGCATTTATCGGGGCACCGGTCTTTGCATACATCTTCTACAGACAAAGAAGGAAAGGGGCAATGTAA
- a CDS encoding ABC transporter substrate-binding protein, whose protein sequence is MKKIWKLWLLSIVAVFLLAACGGNATEEKPKVDETETSQEENKDGLAEEAYPITLTDAVGNEITLEKAPEKIVSMIPSNTEILFALDLANEIVGVSDFDDYPAEAVEKEKIGGQEFNVEAIIALDPDIVFGHESAFGLSEEGYQQISDAGIPVFVIKNAADFDETYKTIETIGLLTDKQEEAEQIISTMKEKVQEVLTKLDAVEEEKTVFVETSPAPEIYTPGQNTFMQEMLDMIGAKNIADDQEGWFVMEPEELVDRNPDVIIVMYDYIDTAVEDVYARDGFDTITAIKEKQVIQVDENITSRTGPRLAEGLEAIAKAIYPEVFSE, encoded by the coding sequence ATGAAGAAGATTTGGAAGTTATGGCTACTTTCGATTGTTGCCGTGTTTTTACTTGCTGCTTGCGGTGGAAATGCAACAGAAGAGAAGCCAAAAGTAGATGAAACGGAAACGTCTCAAGAAGAAAATAAAGACGGATTGGCAGAAGAGGCCTATCCAATTACGTTAACGGATGCTGTTGGGAATGAAATTACGTTAGAAAAGGCGCCAGAAAAAATTGTATCCATGATCCCAAGTAATACTGAGATTTTATTTGCGCTAGATTTAGCGAATGAAATTGTTGGGGTCAGCGATTTTGATGATTATCCTGCAGAAGCAGTTGAGAAAGAAAAAATTGGTGGACAAGAGTTTAACGTAGAAGCGATTATCGCGTTAGACCCGGATATTGTATTTGGGCATGAATCTGCATTTGGATTATCTGAAGAAGGTTATCAACAAATTAGTGATGCTGGAATTCCAGTATTCGTTATTAAAAACGCAGCTGATTTTGATGAAACATATAAGACGATTGAAACGATTGGTCTACTAACTGATAAACAAGAAGAAGCTGAACAAATTATTTCTACGATGAAAGAGAAAGTGCAAGAAGTACTGACGAAACTGGATGCGGTTGAAGAAGAAAAAACTGTTTTTGTTGAAACATCACCAGCCCCAGAAATTTACACACCTGGTCAAAACACATTCATGCAAGAAATGCTTGATATGATAGGCGCAAAAAACATTGCTGATGACCAAGAAGGCTGGTTCGTAATGGAACCTGAAGAGCTCGTCGATAGAAATCCGGACGTCATTATTGTGATGTACGATTACATTGATACGGCTGTGGAAGACGTTTATGCACGTGACGGTTTTGACACCATTACTGCAATCAAAGAAAAACAAGTCATTCAAGTTGATGAAAATATTACAAGTCGTACAGGTCCACGTTTAGCTGAAGGACTTGAAGCCATTGCAAAGGCGATTTACCCTGAGGTTTTTAGTGAGTAA